A single Buteo buteo chromosome 17, bButBut1.hap1.1, whole genome shotgun sequence DNA region contains:
- the LRATD1 gene encoding protein LRATD1 — MGNQLDRITHLNYSELPTGDPSGIEKDELRVGVAYFFSDEEEDLDERGQPDKYSVKGSGSPGQETPTHHLHHQLVLNETQFSAFRGQECIFSKVSSGPQAGDLSVYSVSALPALCKPGDLLELLYLGPSEHPPPHWAVYVGSGQIIHLHQGQIRQDSLYEAAAGNVGRVVNSWYRFRPLVAELVVQNACGHLGLKSDEICWTNSESFAAWCRFGKREFKAGGELQAAAGTQHQQQYYLKIHLAENKVHTVRFHSLEDLIREKRRIDASGKLRVIKDLAIVDGKE; from the coding sequence ATGGGAAATCAACTGGATCGCATCACCCACCTGAATTACAGCGAGCTGCCGACCGGGGACCCCTCGGGGATCGAGAAAGACGAGCTGCGCGTCGGGGTGGCTTACTTCTTTTCGGATGAGGAGGAGGACCTGGACGAGCGAGGCCAGCCAGACAAGTACAGCGTGAAgggctccggcagccctggccagGAGACGCCCACCCATCACCTCCACCACCAGCTGGTGCTGAACGAGACCCAGTTCTCCGCTTTCCGCGGCCAGGAATGCATCTTCTCCAAGGTCAGCAGCGGCCCCCAGGCCGGGGACCTCAGCGTCTACTCGGTGTcggccctgcctgccctctgcaAGCCGGGGGACCTGCTGGAGCTGCTCTACCTGGGGCCCTCGGAGCACCCGCCGCCGCACTGGGCGGTGTACGTGGGCAGCGGGCAGATCATCCACCTGCACCAGGGGCAGATCCGCCAGGACAGCTTGTACGAGGCGGCCGCGGGCAACGTGGGCCGGGTGGTGAATAGCTGGTACCGCTTTCGCCCGCTGGTGGCCGAGCTGGTGGTGCAAAACGCCTGCGGGCACCTGGGCTTAAAAAGCGACGAGATCTGCTGGACGAACTCCGAGAGCTTCGCCGCCTGGTGCCGCTTCGGGAAACGGGAGTTCAAAGCCGGCGgggagctgcaggctgctgccggcacccagcaccagcagcaatACTATCTCAAGATCCACTTGGCCGAGAACAAGGTGCACACCGTGCGGTTCCACAGCCTGGAGGATCTAATACGCGAGAAGCGCAGGATCGATGCCAGCGGCAAACTGAGGGTGATCAAAGACCTGGCTATAGTGGATGGGAAAGAATAG